In Bradyrhizobium lablabi, one DNA window encodes the following:
- a CDS encoding (2Fe-2S)-binding protein encodes MSTVKLTVNGKAVSAEVEDRTLLVHLLRDHLNLTGTHIGCDTSQCGACVVHIDGRAVKSCTVLVGQAGGANVTTIEGIAKGDELHPMQAAFRDNHGLQCGYCTPGMIMAAIDIVHRHSGMLDEATVRQELEGNICRCTGYHNIVKSVLDAAGRMKVAQAAE; translated from the coding sequence GTGTCGACAGTCAAACTGACGGTAAACGGCAAGGCGGTCTCGGCTGAGGTCGAGGACCGGACGCTCCTCGTCCATCTGCTGCGCGATCATCTCAACCTGACCGGCACCCATATCGGCTGCGACACCAGCCAGTGCGGCGCCTGCGTCGTGCATATCGATGGCCGCGCGGTCAAATCCTGCACGGTGCTGGTCGGACAGGCGGGTGGCGCCAACGTCACCACGATCGAGGGGATCGCCAAGGGCGACGAGCTGCACCCAATGCAGGCCGCATTCCGCGATAATCACGGCCTGCAGTGCGGCTATTGCACGCCGGGCATGATCATGGCGGCGATCGATATTGTGCACCGCCACAGCGGCATGCTCGACGAGGCCACCGTCCGGCAGGAGCTCGAGGGCAATATCTGCCGCTGCACCGGCTACCACAACATCGTCAAATCGGTGCTCGACGCCGCCGGCCGCATGAAGGTCGCGCAGGCCGCGGAATAA
- a CDS encoding FAD binding domain-containing protein, whose translation MYATTYHRPSSVDEAAALFSKGKEAKYLAGGHTLIPVMKQRLASPSDVIDLCKIKELIGIEVSVDAVTIKAATPHYDVATNAAAQKAIPALTYLVSLIGDPAVRYRGTIGGSLANNDPAADYPAAVLALGATVKTNKRSIAADDFFKGLFSTALADGEIITAVSFPVPAKAGYSKFPHPASRFALTGVFVAKTKSGDVRAAATGASSSGVMRLPAIEAALKANWSAAALSSIAISSSGLLSDLQGTADYRANLIKVMAQRAVTAAG comes from the coding sequence ATGTACGCAACGACCTATCATCGCCCCTCCTCCGTCGACGAAGCCGCGGCGTTATTTTCCAAGGGCAAAGAGGCAAAATATCTCGCCGGCGGCCACACGCTGATCCCTGTGATGAAGCAGCGGCTGGCGTCGCCCTCCGACGTGATCGATCTCTGCAAGATCAAGGAGCTGATCGGCATCGAGGTTTCCGTTGACGCGGTGACCATCAAGGCGGCGACGCCGCATTACGACGTCGCCACCAACGCGGCGGCGCAAAAGGCGATCCCCGCGCTCACTTACCTTGTCTCGCTGATCGGCGATCCCGCCGTGCGCTATCGGGGCACCATCGGCGGCTCGCTCGCCAACAACGATCCCGCCGCGGATTATCCGGCGGCGGTGCTGGCGCTCGGCGCCACCGTCAAGACCAACAAGCGCAGCATCGCGGCCGATGATTTCTTCAAGGGCCTGTTCTCAACGGCGCTGGCCGACGGCGAGATCATCACCGCCGTGTCGTTCCCTGTTCCGGCCAAAGCGGGCTATTCCAAATTCCCGCATCCGGCGTCGCGTTTTGCGCTCACCGGCGTGTTCGTCGCCAAGACAAAATCGGGCGATGTCCGTGCGGCGGCCACCGGCGCGTCTTCATCCGGTGTGATGCGCCTGCCGGCGATCGAGGCGGCGCTGAAGGCCAACTGGTCGGCGGCCGCGCTCAGCAGCATCGCAATTTCCTCAAGCGGGCTCTTGAGCGATCTGCAGGGAACGGCGGACTATCGCGCCAACCTGATCAAGGTGATGGCACAGCGCGCCGTGACTGCGGCCGGCTGA
- a CDS encoding xanthine dehydrogenase family protein molybdopterin-binding subunit, whose translation MGVEGIGASVVRKEDRRFITGKGRYVDDIKLQGMTYAHFIRSPHAHAKVKSIDSSAAMKMPGVVGVLTGKEIVDDKVGNLICGWAITSKDGTPMKMGAWPAMAPETVRFVGQAVAVVIAETKNQAKDAAEAVVVTYEELPAAADIRAAIKPGAPQLHPEAPGNVVYDWALGDEATVKDAFAKAANIVTLELTNNRLVPNAMEPRSAIAEYNEAEEHFTLYTTSQNPHVARLVLSAFYNIAQEHKLRVIAPDVGGGFGSKIYIYPEEMVALWASKKVRRPVKWTGDRTEAFLTDAHGRDHVSKAEMAFDKDNKILGLRVKTHANFGAYMSLFSSAVPTYLYVTLLSGQYVIPAIYAEVMGVYTNTTPVDAYRGAGRPEASYLVERMMETAARQLKVDPGELRRKNFITQFPYQTPVIMAYDIGDFGASLDAALKAIDYAGFPARKAKAKSEGKLRGIGFSCYIEACGIAPSKAVGSLGAGVGLWESAEVRVNPVGTIEVLTGSHSHGQGHETTFAQLISERLGVPISQVQIVHGDTDKVQFGMGTYGSRSIAVGGTAIVKAMEKVEAKAKKIASHLLEASEGDIVIENGEFKVTGTDKSIALPMVALAAYTAHNLPDGMEPGLKETAFYDPTNFTFPAGAYICELEVDSATGKTSFVNFVAADDFGRLINPMIVEGQVHGGLAQGIGQALLEGAVYDSNGQLVTASFMDYTMPRADDLPSFKLNHTPTLCPGNPLGVKGCGEAGAIGASAAVINAITDAIGNNKLEMPATPDRVWRAIHAA comes from the coding sequence ATGGGCGTTGAAGGCATTGGCGCAAGCGTGGTGCGCAAGGAAGACCGGCGTTTTATCACAGGCAAGGGCCGCTACGTCGATGACATCAAATTGCAGGGCATGACCTATGCCCATTTCATCCGAAGCCCCCACGCCCATGCGAAAGTAAAGAGCATCGATTCGTCGGCGGCGATGAAAATGCCCGGCGTGGTCGGCGTGCTCACGGGCAAAGAGATCGTCGATGACAAGGTCGGCAATTTGATTTGCGGCTGGGCGATCACCTCAAAGGACGGCACGCCGATGAAGATGGGCGCGTGGCCGGCGATGGCGCCGGAGACGGTGCGCTTCGTTGGCCAAGCGGTCGCGGTCGTGATCGCGGAGACCAAAAACCAGGCCAAGGATGCGGCGGAAGCCGTGGTCGTCACTTACGAAGAGCTCCCGGCCGCGGCGGACATTCGCGCCGCGATCAAGCCGGGCGCGCCGCAGCTGCACCCGGAAGCACCTGGCAACGTGGTCTATGACTGGGCGCTCGGCGATGAAGCTACCGTCAAGGACGCCTTTGCGAAGGCGGCCAACATCGTCACCCTCGAACTCACCAATAACCGCCTGGTGCCGAATGCGATGGAGCCGCGCTCGGCGATCGCGGAGTATAACGAAGCCGAAGAGCATTTTACGCTCTACACGACGTCGCAGAATCCGCATGTCGCGCGCCTCGTATTGTCGGCGTTCTACAATATCGCGCAGGAGCACAAGCTGCGGGTGATCGCGCCCGATGTCGGCGGCGGTTTTGGCTCCAAGATCTACATTTACCCCGAGGAAATGGTCGCCCTGTGGGCGTCGAAGAAAGTGCGTCGTCCCGTCAAATGGACCGGCGACCGCACCGAGGCCTTCCTCACCGACGCGCATGGCCGCGACCACGTCTCGAAGGCGGAGATGGCGTTCGACAAGGACAACAAGATTTTGGGCTTGCGGGTGAAAACCCACGCCAATTTCGGCGCCTATATGTCGCTGTTTTCGTCCGCGGTGCCGACCTATCTCTATGTCACGCTGCTGTCGGGCCAGTATGTCATCCCGGCGATCTATGCAGAGGTGATGGGCGTCTATACCAACACCACGCCGGTCGATGCCTATCGCGGCGCGGGCCGGCCCGAAGCGAGCTATCTGGTCGAGCGGATGATGGAGACCGCGGCGCGGCAATTGAAGGTCGACCCGGGCGAACTGCGCCGCAAGAATTTTATCACCCAATTCCCCTATCAGACGCCGGTCATCATGGCCTATGACATCGGCGATTTCGGCGCCTCGCTCGATGCGGCGTTGAAGGCGATCGATTACGCCGGCTTCCCCGCGCGCAAGGCAAAGGCGAAGTCGGAAGGCAAGCTGCGCGGCATCGGCTTCTCCTGCTATATCGAGGCCTGCGGCATCGCGCCCTCGAAAGCGGTCGGCAGCCTAGGCGCCGGCGTAGGCCTTTGGGAATCCGCGGAGGTCCGCGTCAATCCGGTGGGCACCATCGAGGTCCTCACGGGGTCGCACAGCCACGGCCAGGGCCATGAGACGACATTCGCGCAACTGATCTCCGAACGTCTCGGCGTTCCCATCAGCCAGGTACAGATCGTCCATGGCGACACCGACAAGGTGCAGTTCGGCATGGGTACCTACGGCTCGCGCTCGATCGCGGTCGGCGGCACCGCCATCGTCAAGGCGATGGAGAAGGTCGAGGCCAAGGCCAAGAAGATCGCCTCGCATCTATTGGAAGCGTCCGAGGGCGACATCGTCATCGAGAACGGCGAGTTCAAGGTCACCGGCACCGACAAGTCGATCGCGCTGCCGATGGTCGCGCTCGCCGCCTATACCGCGCACAATCTGCCCGACGGCATGGAGCCGGGGTTGAAGGAAACCGCGTTCTACGACCCCACCAACTTCACCTTCCCGGCCGGTGCCTATATCTGCGAACTGGAAGTCGATTCCGCGACCGGCAAGACTTCGTTCGTCAACTTCGTGGCGGCGGACGATTTTGGGCGGCTGATCAACCCGATGATCGTCGAAGGCCAGGTCCATGGCGGCCTCGCCCAAGGCATCGGCCAGGCGCTGCTGGAAGGCGCGGTTTATGACTCTAACGGTCAGCTCGTGACCGCGTCGTTCATGGATTACACCATGCCGCGCGCCGACGATCTGCCGTCGTTCAAATTAAACCACACCCCGACGCTGTGTCCGGGCAATCCGCTCGGCGTCAAGGGCTGCGGCGAAGCCGGCGCGATCGGCGCATCTGCTGCCGTCATCAACGCCATCACGGACGCCATCGGCAACAACAAGCTTGAGATGCCGGCGACACCCGACCGGGTGTGGCGCGCCATTCACGCCGCTTAA